Proteins encoded together in one Candidatus Lariskella endosymbiont of Epinotia ramella window:
- the truB gene encoding tRNA pseudouridine(55) synthase TruB, producing MKLEVQGWLMLDKPEGISSAAALNKIKKFVKPDKIGHAGTLDPFASGLLMVAVGKATKLIQYSMAQEKAYKFSIKWGVSTDSIDPTGNIVATSCDRPKISQIIEFISSNHGMILQEPPIYSAININGRRAYDIARSGVDFSIESRPVNIKELKLLSHTKEESEFFLRCGKGFYVRSLVRDIAKYCSVYGYTSKLRRTSIGNFTVENAISVDCILEKVKCREDVAALLIKPYSVLEGMSVYIASHEEIKLIRHGRKIRAKAVNSIAENCEVAVQDNLNGELIGICIQTGGYLHPKKILSTLNAEAYREI from the coding sequence ATGAAGCTTGAGGTACAAGGCTGGTTAATGCTTGATAAACCAGAGGGGATTTCATCAGCTGCCGCGCTAAATAAGATAAAAAAGTTTGTTAAGCCAGATAAAATAGGACATGCTGGCACTCTAGATCCATTCGCTTCAGGTCTTCTTATGGTAGCTGTTGGGAAGGCGACTAAACTGATACAATATTCCATGGCACAAGAAAAAGCTTATAAATTCAGTATTAAATGGGGGGTAAGCACAGATTCAATTGATCCGACAGGTAATATTGTAGCAACTTCTTGTGATAGGCCAAAAATCTCTCAAATCATTGAATTTATCTCGAGTAATCATGGAATGATATTGCAGGAGCCACCTATTTATTCAGCAATAAATATAAATGGTAGAAGAGCATATGATATCGCAAGAAGTGGGGTTGATTTTTCGATAGAAAGTAGGCCTGTTAATATTAAAGAGCTAAAGTTGCTTAGTCATACCAAAGAAGAGAGCGAGTTTTTTCTACGATGTGGAAAAGGATTTTATGTCAGGTCATTAGTTAGAGATATTGCAAAATATTGCTCAGTATATGGTTATACTTCTAAATTGCGCAGGACTAGTATAGGAAATTTTACTGTAGAAAATGCAATTTCCGTTGACTGCATATTGGAAAAGGTAAAATGTAGAGAAGACGTTGCGGCACTACTTATCAAACCATATTCTGTGTTAGAAGGAATGAGTGTATATATAGCAAGCCATGAAGAAATAAAACTAATTAGACATGGAAGAAAAATTCGTGCCAAAGCAGTAAATAGCATAGCTGAGAATTGTGAAGTAGCAGTTCAGGATAACTTGAATGGAGAATTAATTGGAATTTGCATTCAAACAGGAGGGTATTTACATCCAAAAAAAATATTATCCACCTTGAATGCTGAAGCTTACCGAGAAATTTAA
- a CDS encoding lysophospholipid acyltransferase family protein yields MGSVKAAAKAGYWWACGVMFVLRWLCGIKVVVTGVKNLPHTRPFIVASKHQSALETVFFMQYFKDPIFVLKRELTRIPIYGWYLKAMKMISIDRFGGAAALKKMLKESSAMLKSGRIIVIFPEGRRVKVGEVADIQSGILAIHNSSPSTLVVPAFLNSGLRWPKGGWIKKPGFVTIHFAVPFSRQTRSKDELIEYISENINSMI; encoded by the coding sequence TTGGGAAGCGTAAAAGCCGCAGCTAAAGCTGGCTATTGGTGGGCTTGTGGAGTAATGTTTGTACTAAGATGGCTGTGTGGAATAAAAGTTGTAGTCACTGGTGTAAAAAATTTGCCGCATACTAGACCATTCATCGTGGCTTCAAAACATCAATCAGCACTAGAAACAGTGTTTTTTATGCAATATTTCAAAGATCCAATATTTGTGCTTAAGAGAGAGCTTACTAGAATTCCAATATATGGATGGTATTTGAAAGCAATGAAAATGATCAGCATTGATAGATTTGGAGGAGCAGCAGCGCTCAAGAAGATGTTAAAAGAATCATCAGCTATGCTGAAATCTGGCAGAATTATCGTAATATTTCCAGAGGGGAGAAGAGTAAAAGTTGGAGAAGTTGCAGATATTCAATCAGGTATTCTTGCTATACATAATTCTTCTCCAAGCACACTTGTTGTCCCAGCCTTTTTAAATTCTGGCTTAAGGTGGCCAAAAGGTGGGTGGATAAAAAAACCTGGGTTTGTAACTATTCATTTTGCTGTACCATTTTCTAGACAAACTCGCAGCAAAGATGAGTTGATTGAATACATCTCAGAAAATATTAATTCTATGATATAA
- a CDS encoding cytochrome c family protein produces the protein MRDFEFDKIALAIAFGIFAVIFSWNVGNMLYIPEKELKKPGYIVAIKEGGVDAAGQANSNELPEEVDIVKIMADADSKLGENVFKKCAVCHTDAKDAKNKIGPNLWGIVNAKVAHRQDFDYSPAMQQRGQSGASWTYEDLYRYLYSPKKYVPGTKMAFAGIKDDKERAGVIMFLRQLSDNPEPLP, from the coding sequence GTGCGAGATTTTGAGTTTGATAAGATAGCGCTCGCTATTGCATTTGGTATATTTGCAGTCATTTTTAGCTGGAACGTTGGAAATATGCTATATATTCCTGAAAAAGAATTGAAAAAGCCTGGTTATATTGTAGCAATAAAAGAAGGCGGTGTGGATGCTGCAGGTCAAGCAAATAGCAATGAATTGCCTGAAGAGGTAGATATAGTAAAGATTATGGCAGATGCAGATTCAAAGTTGGGTGAAAATGTATTTAAGAAATGTGCTGTTTGTCATACAGATGCAAAGGATGCAAAAAATAAAATAGGGCCAAATCTTTGGGGTATAGTGAACGCTAAGGTTGCGCATCGCCAAGATTTCGATTATTCTCCAGCAATGCAACAGCGAGGGCAGAGTGGAGCAAGTTGGACATATGAAGATCTATACAGATATCTGTATTCACCAAAAAAATATGTGCCAGGTACCAAGATGGCTTTCGCTGGAATAAAGGATGATAAGGAGAGGGCTGGGGTGATAATGTTTTTAAGACAGTTGTCAGATAATCCAGAACCTTTGCCATAA
- a CDS encoding YebC/PmpR family DNA-binding transcriptional regulator: protein MAGHSKFKNIMHRKGAQDQKRAKMFTKVVREIVVAARSGHMDPAFNPRLRAAIALAREVNMPKDRVEAAIAKATSNTEDSNYHEIRYEGYGLDGAAFIIEALTDNKNRTAGEVRSAFSKYGGTLAETGSVSYLFQRLGIVVYNFASKAGQDRMLEIALDAGALDCIFYESECEIVCDHTDFHSTREKLESELGIPSIARLIWKPNAQISLSEDKLKTMIKLIDILEDNDDVQNVYHNFTIPDSMAELD, encoded by the coding sequence ATGGCTGGACATTCAAAATTTAAAAACATAATGCATAGAAAAGGTGCGCAAGATCAGAAACGCGCCAAGATGTTCACAAAAGTAGTGCGCGAAATTGTAGTGGCAGCTCGTAGCGGTCACATGGATCCTGCATTTAATCCTAGACTCAGAGCTGCTATAGCACTTGCAAGAGAAGTGAATATGCCAAAAGACAGAGTGGAGGCTGCTATAGCAAAAGCTACGTCGAATACCGAAGATAGCAACTATCATGAGATCAGGTATGAGGGATATGGGCTTGATGGCGCTGCTTTCATTATAGAGGCTCTAACTGATAATAAAAACAGAACTGCTGGTGAAGTTAGGTCAGCTTTTTCAAAGTATGGAGGTACGCTTGCAGAAACAGGAAGTGTATCTTATCTTTTTCAAAGGCTTGGGATTGTAGTGTATAACTTTGCTTCAAAAGCTGGACAAGATAGAATGCTGGAGATTGCACTTGATGCCGGAGCTTTGGATTGTATATTCTATGAAAGTGAGTGTGAGATCGTTTGTGATCATACGGATTTTCATAGCACAAGAGAGAAGTTAGAATCTGAGCTGGGCATACCATCTATTGCAAGGTTAATTTGGAAGCCCAATGCGCAAATATCACTTAGTGAAGACAAGTTGAAAACTATGATCAAGCTTATAGATATTTTGGAAGATAATGATGATGTTCAGAATGTGTATCATAATTTTACTATACCTGATAGCATGGCAGAGTTGGATTAA
- a CDS encoding zinc-finger domain-containing protein translates to MCALINDKVGSPEFHNLKDAKVVVAEHIYCEGSHGSPGHPRVYLYVDKEDGAICPYCNQMFIYKEL, encoded by the coding sequence ATGTGCGCGTTGATTAATGATAAGGTTGGAAGTCCAGAATTTCATAATTTGAAAGATGCGAAAGTTGTGGTTGCAGAACATATTTACTGTGAGGGATCACATGGTAGTCCTGGGCATCCAAGGGTATATTTATATGTTGATAAAGAGGATGGTGCGATATGCCCATATTGCAATCAGATGTTTATATATAAAGAGCTCTGA
- a CDS encoding outer membrane protein, with translation MCFSKYFSNHKLQFFILLFALFQVSECIAKFYGKIDYRILAPLKFSDNEPLDKNGFGYLEHKPNIGNLYSFGVGKVFGNFRGEIEVSSFNVMYENYITDITVASETQLKQVDCPDGFLQNIASPPQCDFPVQVPLIQVTGYEKQNISGNLAMANFYYDIAKFSKVTPYLGAGLGVAMNTPGDFTVTADKHNWIYKGERSNRIAYSLAFGFRYDISDRVAIDLGYTYYDAGKIRTSKPDYIVLPQYDGSDSKYSVAPEGASLPLSTSLHMHSIKLGLNMNF, from the coding sequence ATGTGCTTTTCTAAATATTTTTCAAATCACAAGTTGCAGTTTTTTATTTTGTTATTTGCTTTATTTCAAGTTTCAGAATGTATTGCAAAGTTTTATGGCAAAATTGATTATAGAATTTTAGCTCCATTAAAATTCTCTGATAATGAACCTTTAGATAAAAATGGTTTTGGTTACCTAGAACATAAACCAAACATTGGTAATTTATACAGTTTCGGTGTTGGAAAGGTTTTTGGTAACTTCAGAGGAGAAATAGAAGTATCATCGTTTAATGTAATGTATGAGAATTATATTACAGATATAACAGTGGCAAGTGAAACTCAATTGAAACAGGTGGATTGTCCAGATGGGTTTCTGCAGAATATTGCTTCTCCTCCTCAGTGTGATTTCCCAGTACAAGTGCCGCTGATCCAAGTTACAGGGTATGAAAAGCAAAATATTTCTGGAAACTTAGCAATGGCGAATTTTTATTACGACATCGCAAAATTTTCTAAGGTTACACCATATTTAGGTGCAGGGCTTGGTGTTGCAATGAATACGCCTGGTGATTTTACAGTAACTGCGGACAAACATAATTGGATTTATAAAGGCGAGCGTTCTAATCGTATTGCTTACAGTCTAGCATTTGGTTTTAGATATGATATCAGTGATAGAGTTGCAATTGATTTAGGTTATACATATTATGATGCTGGTAAGATTAGAACGAGTAAACCTGATTATATTGTTTTACCTCAATATGATGGAAGTGATTCGAAGTATAGTGTTGCGCCTGAAGGAGCATCACTTCCGCTTTCTACCAGCCTTCATATGCATAGCATAAAGCTTGGACTTAATATGAATTTTTAA